One Actinomycetota bacterium genomic region harbors:
- a CDS encoding PaaI family thioesterase, producing the protein MGCAVQSTLPAGSGYTTLEFKVNLVRPITAETRLIRCRAEIVHVGRRTGTAEARVTDPSGRLLAHATTTCLILRPEE; encoded by the coding sequence ATGGGGTGTGCGGTGCAGTCGACACTGCCGGCGGGCTCGGGCTACACGACGCTCGAGTTCAAGGTGAACCTGGTCCGGCCCATCACCGCCGAGACCCGGCTGATCCGCTGCCGCGCGGAGATCGTCCACGTTGGGCGCCGGACCGGCACCGCGGAGGCGCGTGTCACGGATCCGAGCGGCCGCCTCCTCGCGCACGCCACCACGACCTGCCTGATCCTTCGTCCCGAGGAGTGA
- a CDS encoding NDP-sugar synthase, with the protein MAVESMFATGPIVGIGLAGGRGERARTLTVKAPGYLRSKAAMSFVGRRLVRWILEILTHEGVQDYFMVAHGKENRYQIKMLIEHGEPLGVRVRYSRVKFDALNTGSADATFRNAAYWDITGTVLVFPTDSIIDFDLAAMAEAHARSGAVVTIGAMVREPIAVAGKYGVMLTDPDWRIQEFVEKPTLAEIHEAFPAPSEADFDRMPLLTNAGFYLVDMTRLRELAEHVDVQAMAEERLDFGLDLLPWLVGKGELAYAYPVERIGDLGNVPDYIESMVDALRGRFSSVTRLLGEPFDAARGIWIEPESLDMRDAHDHTTLGEKIASGSVTLGPGVRIGKYSEIRVGAHLEESNIDDGCEIHEGARIVRSNIRDGAAIGRAAQVTDSYVGSMAEVRSQPDKPTVVEHFVALGDEVILQPGVTLSDNVSLYPRVRVPSGAQIPAGAEIRSAEDVMKYL; encoded by the coding sequence GCCGTTGAGAGCATGTTCGCGACCGGACCGATCGTCGGGATCGGGCTCGCGGGCGGACGCGGCGAGCGCGCCCGGACTCTCACCGTCAAAGCCCCCGGTTACCTCCGCTCGAAGGCGGCGATGAGCTTCGTCGGCCGCCGGCTGGTGCGCTGGATCCTCGAGATCCTGACCCATGAGGGCGTACAGGACTACTTCATGGTCGCGCACGGCAAAGAGAACCGATACCAGATCAAGATGCTCATCGAGCACGGCGAGCCGCTCGGCGTGCGGGTCCGCTACTCGCGCGTTAAGTTCGACGCCCTCAACACCGGGAGCGCCGACGCGACGTTCCGCAACGCCGCGTACTGGGACATCACCGGAACGGTCCTGGTGTTCCCAACCGACTCGATAATCGATTTCGACCTGGCCGCGATGGCCGAGGCGCACGCGCGATCGGGGGCCGTGGTCACCATCGGTGCGATGGTCCGCGAGCCGATTGCCGTCGCCGGCAAGTACGGCGTGATGCTCACCGATCCGGACTGGCGGATCCAGGAGTTCGTCGAGAAGCCGACCCTCGCGGAGATCCACGAGGCGTTCCCGGCGCCGTCCGAGGCCGACTTCGATCGCATGCCGCTGCTCACTAACGCGGGCTTCTACCTGGTCGACATGACGCGGCTGCGCGAGCTGGCCGAGCATGTCGACGTGCAGGCCATGGCGGAGGAGCGGCTCGATTTCGGGCTCGATCTCCTGCCGTGGCTCGTCGGCAAGGGTGAGCTCGCTTACGCCTACCCCGTCGAACGGATCGGCGATCTCGGGAACGTGCCGGACTACATCGAGTCGATGGTCGACGCGCTCCGGGGGCGGTTCTCTTCGGTGACGCGCCTGCTCGGCGAACCATTCGACGCCGCGCGGGGGATCTGGATCGAACCCGAGTCGCTCGACATGCGCGACGCCCACGACCACACCACGCTCGGCGAGAAGATCGCGTCGGGCAGCGTGACGCTCGGACCCGGCGTGCGGATCGGGAAGTACTCGGAGATCCGCGTCGGCGCGCACCTCGAAGAGAGCAACATCGACGACGGCTGCGAGATCCACGAGGGCGCCCGGATCGTCCGCTCGAACATCCGCGACGGCGCCGCGATCGGCAGGGCGGCACAGGTGACCGATTCGTACGTCGGCTCGATGGCCGAAGTCCGTTCGCAGCCCGACAAACCGACGGTCGTCGAGCACTTCGTTGCGTTGGGGGACGAGGTGATCCTGCAGCCGGGCGTCACGCTGTCGGACAACGTGTCGCTCTACCCGCGGGTCCGCGTGCCGTCTGGTGCTCAGATCCCGGCGGGCGCGGAGATCCGCTCCGCCGAAGACGTTATGAAGTACCTCTAG
- a CDS encoding GNAT family N-acetyltransferase has protein sequence MAAIHALPVRTRRGRVDFVLLDGTRIVMRPIEPGDKAGIANGFDHLSEESRYRRFMGGVKRLTPPVLRALTEVDHENHEAWVAFAPDDPGSPGIGVARNVRLRDDPTIAEPAVTVIDAYQGRGLGTTMMDVLARDAVAHGIERFRAYVLVDNQPIIKILRRQGATMRVEEPGVLRADIDLDV, from the coding sequence ATGGCTGCGATCCACGCGCTTCCGGTTCGCACGCGACGTGGGCGGGTCGATTTCGTCCTGCTCGACGGCACGCGCATCGTCATGCGTCCGATCGAGCCGGGCGACAAGGCCGGGATCGCCAACGGCTTCGACCACCTGTCGGAGGAGTCGCGGTACCGCCGGTTCATGGGCGGCGTGAAGCGGCTCACGCCGCCGGTGCTTCGCGCGTTGACCGAGGTCGATCACGAGAATCACGAGGCGTGGGTCGCGTTCGCGCCCGACGACCCCGGCAGCCCTGGGATCGGAGTCGCGCGCAACGTGCGGCTGCGCGACGATCCGACGATCGCCGAGCCGGCCGTCACGGTGATCGACGCCTACCAGGGCCGCGGGCTCGGCACGACGATGATGGACGTCCTCGCTCGCGACGCCGTCGCGCACGGCATCGAGCGCTTCCGCGCATATGTGCTCGTGGACAACCAGCCGATCATCAAGATCCTGCGACGACAGGGGGCAACGATGCGGGTCGAGGAGCCCGGCGTGCTCCGCGCGGACATCGATCTCGACGTCTAG